One region of Roseicitreum antarcticum genomic DNA includes:
- a CDS encoding MerR family transcriptional regulator yields the protein MLTIGTLSRKTGTKVQTIRYYEQIGLMNEAGRTAGGQRRYFEKDLDRLAFIRHARQLGFALDAIRELLDLSDHPSHSCAEADSIARRQLLQVEQRIKRLQALKKELKRMVAECEGGNAAECKVLEVLRDHSECLTEHDAIGA from the coding sequence ATGTTGACGATTGGCACACTCTCCCGCAAGACCGGGACCAAGGTTCAGACGATCCGCTACTACGAACAGATCGGGTTGATGAATGAGGCCGGGCGCACCGCAGGCGGCCAGCGCCGATATTTCGAGAAGGATCTCGACCGGCTGGCCTTCATCCGGCACGCGCGCCAGCTTGGCTTCGCTCTCGACGCCATCCGCGAGCTTCTGGACCTGTCGGATCACCCGTCCCATTCCTGCGCCGAGGCGGATTCCATTGCGCGGCGGCAGCTTCTTCAGGTCGAACAGCGGATCAAACGTCTGCAAGCCCTCAAGAAAGAGCTAAAGCGCATGGTTGCCGAGTGCGAGGGCGGCAACGCCGCCGAATGCAAGGTTCTGGAAGTCCTGCGCGACCATTCGGAATGCCTGACCGAACATGACGCGATTGGCGCCTGA